In the Oncorhynchus keta strain PuntledgeMale-10-30-2019 chromosome 32, Oket_V2, whole genome shotgun sequence genome, ATGATGTGAGTGGTTAGccaagcaagctagctagctgctagttCGATAGCAATTCGGAGTTTGACTCTGAACCATCTTTTGCAGGTTACTTGAAAGATGCGACCATCTACATTTGGAATTGTACGATGTGGCAGAGCATCAGGAGGGTGGGGAAGCGGAGTTGATGGTGCCCTACCTAACCGTGAGTAGGTTAACACCTCACCCACTTTAGACACTTTGAAATGCTTGGCCAAACAACTCGTCAAAATGTTGGAGATGGTCAAAGAAAACATATGCATTGCAATAATTACGTTTTATAAGTACTATCTGTGTTGTTGTTCAGGAAAGTCGTAGCAAACAGAAGATTTTGTGCAGACAGTTGTTTGTGCTGGATGACATGATGCAGCTTCTGGAGAGACTGGAGACAACTGACCAGCTGTTTAATGAACCCTGCCCCCCAAACCCCggtaacacacagagacacacccaaCACATAATCAGCTATCATGCTGCTCAAGATATCCTTACTTCCATGGCCTCCGAGTACCATGTAATAGTATTCAGAGGGGTCAGGTCTACCCCAGTGTAGTACTTTTGCAAATGACTGGTCTGCTGTGTTCAGGCAACGATGCTCACAGACGCTGGAAGGTCCTGAAGAGTGAATATAAAGAGGGAGTCCAGGAGGTGGAGACCCTTATTAGCACCTTACAGGACAGGATGGACAAACTGCACCACAAACGGGACAGACTGACAAACCTGGTCATAGCACTAGATAAGAAGGTATACACGCACGCACTCATGATGCACactcacggacacacacacacactttagtctGTACAGTGACTTTCCACATAAAAAAGAGAGCAACAGTCCTCACAATTTGCAGGCATTTGATGGATGTGGTCTTTCATATGGTTACTTTGTATAGTCCTGTGCCATGTTTTGGATGTGTAATGTCTTTCCACATCTCTCCCGTAGAAAGATCTCAGCCTGCAGATGGGGGAGTCCCTCAAGACGGCCCACAATGCCTTGCGTGTATGTGAGGTGCAGCTGGCCCAGCTGAGGGTGGAGACAGACGCCACACTGGCCCGCTCGGCTGACTGGCAGCACCTGAGAGATGTGTGAGTAACTAGCAGCTCTATCCACCAATCATACATCCTTGCAGAGACGTGTCCTATTTCTATTCTACCACCACTAATTTTCTCTGACTTTAGTCTTGAGCTACCACACTTCCATGTTGTTGACTCAGGTATTAGAACTCTCATTCAATTTACCATTTCATAATGAACGTGAGAGAGATGAAAATTTGCCTAGTCTAAAATCAACCCAGAATCCCTAACCTAGACCCTTGGTAATTCCAAATTAGGATGGGCACCTGACTGCCCTGCTCTAGTCCATACTCACCTCTGTCCCCTGTTGTCTCCCTTCCCTAGCCTGCAGGGCTATGTGGAGGAGACACAAGGGGTGATGCAGTGTAGGCTGTTGTCAGTGGGGTCCtcggagctgtgtgtggaactgaggCCCTGCTCCTGTGGATCCTCCTCCTCTGGCCAGCTGGAGCCTCTCAGGCTGACTGTCACTTGGAGCCCTGATGACCACTTCCACCTCCAGGTAAACAACACAGCTGACTTCCGACCTGGGTGTTATTCACTATGAACCAAACGCTAGCAAACAAAATGTGGAGGGACCttcctgaatttgtccaataaaaaCTCTCGTTTTCGTtgtaaaacattttgctacagtGAGTGACTAATGAATACACTCCTGGTTTGGTTTCCGGTCCCTACAGCTCTTTTCCATAGCTCCTTGTCCGGTTCCATCCCAGTTCCTACAACTCTTCTCTTTAGCTCCCTCTGAGCCACTTACCTGGCCCTGTCTCCTAGATGGGAATCATTGTTAGATTTAGCCAAGTAAGATATCGATACAATATTTCTCAGTTTTTGGCACCTATTGAGAAAAGAACATCATTTTGACGCCATTAGTCACAACCCCCACTTTGTCCCCCCCGTCCCTCTCTCAAGGTGTATCAGGGTACTACAGGGCTGTTAGTGGAGTCCATGAAGAGTCGCCTTTCTCACCTCAGTGCTGCCCTGCTGGAGGTCATGCAGTGCTACATCAGCCAGGGAGAGATGCTGGCTGAGATCCAGGCCCTACACtccaggtatatatatatatacacacacacacacacacagtgcctacAAAGATCAGTCAGCGATGATAGAAGTGAGACCCTTGATCTTCAATGATGAAGTAGAATGATGTTTCTTTCTGAGACTGAATCCTGTAACTGTTTGAATTGCCTTACCATGTGATCTAAAGCATTGAAAGCAGCCGTCTGACTATATCCCACTGCCTCTCTTTTGGAGAGGGAtcattgagacacacacacacttacaaaaaCCAATGTAAAACTGTTGTATACAGTCGATCAGATCAACAGAGATTTCTACAAACGAAAACATGCGGAGTAGCACTCAAAAACCATAACTAGCTCAGCTGAGAACCCATTAAAGACAATGTTTTTAATGACCCCCGATAGTATATCTTCACAATATTACTTCTGAACTACTCAGTTCTACTGAAGGTGAGTAGAAGTTGTCAGCAAATATTGAGTACCTTTCCCATGCATTCTCAATCACACGAGAACACTGTTTATGTTCATAACATTGCTTATACTCCAACACTTCTACGCAAGAATTACACTGTGTGAGAGGTTATTCATATCTGTGGACTTTTTTCATATTTCAAGCACAATGACACATGAAGTTGTCTAACGTCCAATCTGCTTGCGTTCTTAAACACCTGTTTTTGACATGGTGACAATTTCCCCTGTGTGTAGGTTTGCTATAGACTGGCGTCCAGGCCAGAGACTGCTGGTGTTCCTGAAGACTGCCTCTAGGGTGTGCAacctggaggtggaggagggctACCCTTCCAGAGGCACAGCTACACTCATCTCTGTACGCAGGGACGGCAAACTGGTCGACAACGCTGTCCTACAGGTAAAACGTTCATCGCGATTACTTGTTTATTGATGTATTGAGGCCCATTTGAGTCCCATTGAAATGGTATTAGGAAAAACTTTATTTAGCAAAGATGGAGCACTGCCCTTGTTCTTCAAGTTATTATCTATGCTTAAACATGAATTATTTAGTTCTTGAAGTTATTTACCCTCTGGGGtcttcttttttatttattttttaatccacAGCTACAAACAACCATGTAAGTGATGTTGATTTGTACATTCTGTTCCGTTATAATGTGAGACATGTATGTTTGAATTTGCAGCCTCCCCAGAAGACCCCCACTCTGACAGAGTGGCTGgagttcctctcctccagtccgtACATCTGACCATCTTCTCTCTAGTTGACACAGAGGAAGTGGCTGTTTCTCTCCATGGTCACCAAAGGGGCGCCCTTACCTCTAATATGTAAATATTAGGAATGTAACAATTTAATATGCATTGATCCTGGTTCGAATGTTTAAGATGCTAGTGCATGGTTCTGCAGGACCCCAATTCAAATTTAGCATGCATCGGTCAGAAAACCGATTTCAAACGTTACAATCGCCAGTTCACTAAAGTTTTTCACTCATTGTTTTATTCTAAAAATAACTCttatgtgttgtgactgagttgATGAGTCCTCTCTTTCAGTTCAGTAGGCTATTGAACTTTTATGCGTGTAACTGCATAGGACTGTCAGGTAGACACAGCTGCTTGCGCCGACTAGAAGTAGGCCTCTCCATGTTCTTAATGGGCTGTTCGGACCTCACCGCGGCACCTTCAAGGTTCAGAGGCTTTGAAAATGGCTTTCTCATTGTCATATCGTAGGGTCTTATTAGTTGAGTGACAACCAATGCAATTTGCCGGGTCATTGTTACCAAATGCGCTGTAGAATTGTTTTTTTACTGGGGTTGCGTAGTCTACCGGAGTGCACACAACTCGCATCGACCTGCTGAGTGGGGTTTTCAATCATTCTGATTTTATTTAGATTGTTCGGGTCCCCATAATAAATAGTTTGTTTAAAGAAAAACGACCCAATCAGTATATTTGGTCATTTATACATGAACAGGGTCATTTCATAAAGGATGCGCATGGTCACATTCATTGGTCAGAGCGCAGGATAAGCGCTCCAGAAAATTCAAAATGGTCTAAACCATTTGCTTTTGAGTAGGATAAAATCCAACGTTGCATGATATAATAATTTCCATTATATTAAATGCCATGCTAATTTGTAAAGATAATTATTGATGAAGTACAAGCTCAACATGTTTTATCTGAAGAAATGACAAGTTAATGAGTGGGTATTGCAGATAATAGTCTGATGATAGTGGGTTGGTAGATGTCTGCCCTATGGCTCAGCTCATGTGCCTATACCATTGACACACAGACACTAACAGAGGGCCTCTCAGTTTATAGAAGACAGCTCAGAGGCCCAGCTCCTGCGCTCCAATCATTATCAGATATGACTTTAAAATGGAAAATGTAATGTGTTTATGCAACAACAACAGAAATACTGTATAGAACTGAATCCCATCAATTAATTTCCATAATCCAGGTATTCCTAAACTGGGGTAAGCACAATGCCATTGGGGGTtcgccaaataaaaatgtttaattaatttttttaaatgtcaatcacatctttaaaaatatatatatattaaattctAAGCATTTTCAATCaatccatttatattttccaacggggctatacatttgggtgatgtttttctctcacctgagtagcctcgtttgaCTGCCAAAGATAAAATGAAACCGTCTACtattcagcgaaataacaacacaatgtcaaatacaggtagcccagtcaaataattaacatccaatcacattaatcacattaaccaatcacattaaccgttacgctctcgtgggaattccactaactgtccgtatgtagccaaacgtgcTGCTCATTCCAATTGCTCGAATATTGATAAATGCTTAAAGAAGTAAGgcccgcatacatagacacatactagctctactggtagtactgctactaccagcagtactacacctgcacctgtcgacgacacaaATTGTTCTgtttccacgagcacatccaatgctaccATCAGTAATTCTaaatttgttgttagcccagctagcatggacactgacgaatgtgaatctgatgcagccgaagtgCTACttcccccttacccgggaaagaaccgaacaacagacagggatgttggaccatcgaagaggcgcaaatatgatgagcactacattgatttggggttcacttatatttaGAGCAGTGCCTTTCCTCAaccacagtgtgttgtgtgtgtgcaaaagtactatctcactaCTCTATGAAACcttcactgttgacatttagaaacaaaacatgccaatttgtaAAATCAGCCAcgggagttttttgagcgagagtTAAGACAacttttgagtagtaagacatgtataaaagcagcagataccattaataagaaggggctagaagcgtcttatttggtgagctaccgagtggctaggacaggcaagcgccatactattgtggaggacttcttTCTGCTGCTGTGGacatggctgggacaatgctgggggaaaaggcccaaaaaactatacagacaatgtcttcatcaaacactGTTTCGcgatgcatcagtgacatggcaggagatgttttgaaacaatctctgcttcgcatacaagccagtgaattctatgcgttacagctggattaGTCAACAGACATGGCAGGCCtagcacagctcctggtatatgtccattacgtttatgggggtcaattaaggaagacctcttctgcaaaccactggaaaccaggacaacaggagatcAGGATTTCTTTTAAGtgctggacagctttgtgacatcaaatggactttggtggtcaagatgtgttggtatctgtactgatggcgcaaaagccatgacagggagacatattGGAATGGTAACGtgtgtgcaagcagttgctcccgactacacttgggtacactgcagcatccaccgagaggcacttgctgccaaaggaatgcctgacagcttgaaatacgttttggacactacagtgaaaatggttaactttgttaaagcaaggctcCTGAACTCGtgttttctgcactatgcaatgacatgggcagcgaccatgtaacgcttttacaacatacagaagaagtgccctggttatcaaggggcaaagtattgacacttttttttttaaattgagagatgagcttaaagttttctttattgactataattttcacttgtctgaccgcttgcatgatgatgacgtttctcacatgactggcctatctgggtgatgttttttctcgcctgaatgatctgaatctaggattacagggactatCCGCagctatattcaatgtgcgggacacaATTGAGGCTATGGttaacccttgtgttgtcttaAGGGTAAAAAATGACCCGCCACTATGTTCGACAGCAGAGAACCTCCCTTGATATTTTTTCAACTTGACTTTTCCTagagtgaccccaacattagTAAAAGTGAAACATcacctttgttcatatttccatgaaagctgttcaccaccagggtacaaagattgtcttaggGTCATTTTTTACCCGGCAGTTATAAAATCATTTACCCAccacaaagacagacacacacacaatgagaaatGTAGATTATTTGTGTTACTTATTGAACTCAGACAAAACTAAAACTGTCTTGTGCATGTGCAGCATCTCCCCTCCATGACCCCACACATGACTCACGTTcacagacaaaataaaaaccaTTTCGGACATAATAAACATTTCTTGACATCATTGTTTACTAATGGGGAATGCAGTCAGTCTGTAAAGGTGCTGCAGATGAGTTCTCTCTTTACTGAAGCCACGAGTGTACGTTTCAGTGCCCAACAGGTCGTAGATCAGATTTTTTTTCAGATGTCCAGGATGAGCAAGAGTACAATGATTTAGAAGAGGTGGTATCTGAGGAAGATGGGGAAGAATGCAACCCAAAGCACGATGcaacatcttcagatgaagaagaaatCCGCTAAACTGaaagatacatttttgtcaaagaaCAGCAAAATAACATGGTCCTTGTCATCATTTGACAACCAGGGCAGGATGGCAACACAAAATGtcaaggatgaccccagggcccacaagacatgcagttacCCATGCCCAGGACATCgcctcaacattctacatgttcatcacaccagccattaaaaaaaaataatcctGGAGATGCAAAATTTGGAGGGTTTCTGTAAAATGGAGACAACTGGAAAAGGATGGATGAGATTGACCTGCGTGCCTACATAGGGCAGCTAATCTTAGCGGGTGTGTATAGGTCCCGAGGCAAGGCTATGTGTAGTCTCTGGGATGCAGGGAATGGAAGAGTGATTTTCCGTGTCACGATGCCACTGAAAGTCTTTCACACTTTCTCAAGAATGCTATGATTTTGATAACTGTGAGTCAAGACGTGTGAGAAACAAATTGGCAGCCATAAGAGAAGTCTGGGTGAAGTGGTTTGAGCATCTGCCATACCTCTACAACCCTGGGCCTGAAGTAATAGTGGATGAACAACTGGTTCCATTCAGAGGTACATTTTTACGTTCATATCTGTAATGTAAGTGATTTTCACAGTTCATTTTATAATGTATTGCTGTAATATCATCGATTTATATTATTGATTTCTGTGACACTGATACTAATAACTTTtggcagcgccagctgtgccatcagagtccctgggttcgcgcccaggctctgtcgtaaccggccgcgaccgggaggtctgtggggcgacgcacaattggcctagcgtagcccgggttagggagggcttggtcggtaggggtgtccttgtctcatcgcgcaccagcgactcctgtggtgggctgggcgcagtgtgcgctagccaaggtgggtggccaggtgcacggtgtttcctccggcgcattggtgcggctggcttccgggttggatgcgcactgtgttaagaagcagtgcggcttggttgggttgtgtatcggaggacgcatgactttcaaccttcgtctctcccgagcccgtacgggagttgtagcgatgagacaagatagtagctactacaacaattggataccacgaaattggggagaaaaagggttaaaattttaaaaaacaacaacaacaaaaaggtcgCTGTCATTTCCGGCAATATATGCCCAGCAAGCCAGCAAAGATGGCATCAAGATATGGGTGGCCTGTGACGCACAATCCAGCTATGCTTGGAAGATGCAAGTCTACGCAGGGAAACTGACCAGTGGAGGCCCGGAGAAGAACCAGGGGATGTGGGTTGTGCTTGatgtgacagacagactgaggggGTACAATGTCACGTGTGACAATTTCTTCACCTCTTATGAACTCGGCCAGCAGCTCttgaagaggaagatcaccatgATTGGCACAGTTAaaaagaacaagcctgagctctcccctgcactcctcgcaacaaggggcagagaggccttctcatcaaagtttgccttcacccccaccaccactctagtttcttaTCTCCCAAAGGGGAACAAGATTGTGGTCCTCCTGAACACACTGCACAAAACGACTGAGATCAGTGATCGTGAGGAAaggaagccagccatcatcctggactagAACCACAAAGGAAgtgtggacaacctggacaatgtgattggaacttacagctgcaggaggcccctggtcatcttccataacattGATGTGTCCTCAAACAATGCCTttgatatggaacaagatcaaccctattatcttattttattcttatttattgttTACGCACCTTGTGGGTGGGTGCAATGGTTTTTAAaaaatgggagaagactagtattttgtagttgaattcctcattgtacagtatataagaatGTATCACTGTTGCCAAAAACGTTCAAGACTgttattgtttcccttcaataaaatgcattcagaATTACTttctgcacatctattttcataGGCTATACAAGTGCTATCTCTTGCTAAACAAATGTTTACACAtatgcagtacctttagcaataatTAATAATACATCTCTACTTTAGAATATTAAACGATTATGGcaggtgtgttgtaataaaaacgagtggtgtccactgattaaatgcaatctttgcattgtgaagagggaaacCCCAGATATTCCCAATTTTTTTGTGATGAATGACCACTTGTTTCTTCGTGTaaaatagatttggggtttaaaattcaattaagccactttattttaggggtttagtgaaggTGGGTAAAAAAATGACCCTtaggacaaggggagtatacagaatggtaagactacacaagggttaaGAAGTTGGCGCAATTCTCTGTCTGTGtgaacaaggacaacacacaggtctttccatcattgtatgatttttttgtgtgcaaatgaactcaagctcacgaacaatgtcaaatgtgatatagcgaagcacctgcgTGAGTTGTGTGCGCCATTACGCAGGTGCTTTCCCgaaatggatgacacaaacaactggattcattatcactttcatgccctgcctccagtccacttaccaatatctgaacaagagagcctcatcgaaattgcaacaaacAATTCTGTGAAAATTTTATTtcatcagaagccactgccagatttcaggattgggctgtgctcagagtatcctgccttagCAAATCGCGCtattaagacactgatgccctttgcaaccacatacctatgtgagagtggattctcggccctcactagcatgacaactaaatacaggcacagactgtgtggaaaatgattttagactgagactctccaatacaacccaacattgcagaattatgtgcatcctttcaagcacacccttctcattaacctgtggggGCTATTCTCAATTTTCGATGAACAATTCAAGTTTTATATGTTAGATGTCTAAATAAAGAGCaacattattgattattatttgtgccctggttcttaagagctctttgtcacttcccacgagccgggttgtgacaaaaactcactcgTTCTTATGTTAAATAAATGTatcttatagtgtgtgtgtggcaaaaaCAAAAAGTGAGAGTGCGCTGACCTTGGTGCTAGAAGGTGTACACAGCTTGAGGTTGAAtatttgaag is a window encoding:
- the LOC118365206 gene encoding uncharacterized protein LOC118365206 encodes the protein MATEAVQALLERCDHLHLELYDVAEHQEGGEAELMVPYLTESRSKQKILCRQLFVLDDMMQLLERLETTDQLFNEPCPPNPGNDAHRRWKVLKSEYKEGVQEVETLISTLQDRMDKLHHKRDRLTNLVIALDKKKDLSLQMGESLKTAHNALRVCEVQLAQLRVETDATLARSADWQHLRDVLQGYVEETQGVMQCRLLSVGSSELCVELRPCSCGSSSSGQLEPLRLTVTWSPDDHFHLQVYQGTTGLLVESMKSRLSHLSAALLEVMQCYISQGEMLAEIQALHSRFAIDWRPGQRLLVFLKTASRVCNLEVEEGYPSRGTATLISVRRDGKLVDNAVLQPPQKTPTLTEWLEFLSSSPYI